A genomic window from Lepisosteus oculatus isolate fLepOcu1 chromosome 27, fLepOcu1.hap2, whole genome shotgun sequence includes:
- the LOC107075463 gene encoding fish-egg lectin-like, whose protein sequence is MEVRGCVLCLLVGCLLVSVAGALQCRAVPGSLKQIDAGAGRVCGVDNADNLVIYQGNSWVSLAMKGKHASVGSAGLWSVSVASLVFKWLGGRWIRVQPGSLIQIDAGGDKFVVGVNAANSIFCLNSGPVLQYAGQGNIPWIPVVGSLKYYSCGPFGCWGVNRLDQIFVKLDVSGDSCKGSDRWYPIQGSLSLVEVGSDGSVYGVNRNGVVFKRLGIDACNPFGSRWWALRAAGVARHVSYDRGILWIVCKDGRVQRCQV, encoded by the exons ATGGAAGTGAGAGgctgtgtgttgtgtttgcTTGTGGGATGCCTTCTAG TGTCTGTGGCTGGAGCCCTGCAGTGTCGGGCTGTGCCTGGCAGTCTGAAGCAGATAGATGCTGGTGCTGGAAGGGTGTGTGGAGTCGACAATGCAGACAACCTGGTCATCTACCAGGGcaacagctgggtctctctggcCATGAAGGGGAAACATGCGAGTGTGGGGTCAGCAGGACTCTGGAGTGTGAGTGTCGCCAGCCTTGTGTTCAAGTGGCTTGGAGGAAGGTGGATCCGAGTGCAGCCAG GCTCCCTCATCCAGATTGATGCTGGTGGAGACAAGTTTGTGGTTGGTGTCAATGCTGCCAATTCCATCTTCTGCCTGAACAGCGGGCCTGTGCTGCAGTATGCTGGCCAGGGCAACATCCCCTGGATTCCTGTTGTGGGCTCCCTCAAGTACTATTCCTGTGGGCCTTTTGGCTGCTGGGGAGTGAACAGGCTGGACCAGATCTTTGTCAAGCTGGATGTGAGTGGGGATTCCTGCAAAGGCTCTGACAGGTGGTACCCCATTCAGGGCTCCCTGTCCCTGGTGGAGGTGGGCTCAGATGGCAGTGTGTATggggtgaacaggaatggagtggTCTTCAAGAG GCTTGGTATTGATGCCTGTAACCCCTTTGGCAGTAGATGGTGGGCTCTAAGGGCAGCTGGTGTGGCCAGGCATGTGTCCTATGACCGAGGAATCCTCTGGATTGTGTGCAAAGATGGCCGAGTCCAGAGGTGCCAGGTCTGA